The following are encoded together in the Lathyrus oleraceus cultivar Zhongwan6 chromosome 3, CAAS_Psat_ZW6_1.0, whole genome shotgun sequence genome:
- the LOC127127050 gene encoding protein BPS1, chloroplastic, producing MSLPQDPPRSFFPFGNPFRMISPKGTKLSPQLLAVLRAFEETLEERLKQLIPKSKDEVVSLSWMTSAMQALCESHNDIKTLMTDLELPVTDWDEKWIDVYLDISVKLLDICNTFSSELSRLNQGQLLLQCTLHHLGSSSSDQLFRACSSLDGWRQHMSSKNPRFEKCGSILDNLVESSDMPKVKKSAKGKVLMQAIYGVKALTVFVCSVFTTAFSGSTKNLIDMDVADDYSWAPAFKGLQNLVNGEIRVKFSSGRFTVLNELEAVDLSVRELHPIIQGVVHTIETESQSKTVEKLGRATDNFSEGLDLLAKEVDGFFQVVLSGRDALLSNLRSVTPDVDYILGGKSDAQLVN from the coding sequence ATGAGTCTTCCACAGGATCCACCCAGATCATTTTTCCCCTTTGGAAATCCTTTCCGGATGATATCACCTAAAGGCACTAAGTTATCTCCGCAACTGCTGGCAGTATTACGTGCTTTTGAGGAAACTTTGGAAGAGAGGCTGAAACAGCTTATTCCTAAAAGCAAGGATGAAGTCGTCAGCTTGTCTTGGATGACTTCGGCTATGCAGGCACTTTGTGAAAGTCACAATGACATTAAAACCCTCATGACAGACCTTGAGCTTCCTGTGACTGATTGGGATGAGAAATGGATAGATGTGTACTTGGACATTAGTGTGAAATTGTTGGATATATGCAATACATTTAGCTCCGAGTTATCACGTCTAAACCAGGGCCAGCTTTTACTTCAGTGCACGTTGCACCATTTAGGCTCGTCCTCGTCCGATCAGCTTTTTCGGGCATGCTCTTCACTTGATGGTTGGAGGCAGCATATGAGTTCTAAAAACCCTAGATTTGAAAAGTGTGGCAGCATTTTGGATAATCTGGTTGAATCATCTGATATGCCAAAGGTTAAAAAGTCAGCAAAAGGTAAGGTTTTGATGCAAGCCATATATGGAGTAAAGGCACTGACAGTATTTGTGTGCAGTGTGTTTACTACTGCCTTTTCAGGCTCTACAAAGAACTTGATAGATATGGATGTGGCAGATGATTATTCGTGGGCTCCAGCTTTTAAAGGTCTGCAGAATCTTGTTAATGGAGAGATTAGAGTTAAATTTTCAAGTGGAAGATTTACCGTATTGAATGAGCTGGAAGCCGTTGATTTGTCTGTGAGGGAACTACATCCTATTATCCAAGGTGTTGTACATACAATTGAGACAGAATCGCAGTCAAAGACCGTTGAGAAATTAGGCAGAGCAACGGACAATTTCTCTGAAGGACTAGATCTTCTTGCAAAGGAGGTGGATGGCTTTTTCCAAGTGGTCTTGTCTGGCCGTGATGCGTTGCTATCTAACCTGAGGTCAGTTACACCCGACGTTGACTACATCTTGGGAGGTAAAAGTGATGCACAGTTGGTCAATTGA